One genomic window of Staphylococcus hsinchuensis includes the following:
- a CDS encoding monovalent cation:proton antiporter family protein, with amino-acid sequence MEFISLVVVVICAFLTPILVNRLRISFLPVVVAEILMGIIIGDSFLKLVERDEMLNILSTLGFIFLMFLSGLEIDFKAFKKDKNEPAEQQQKKEPSHLKIAMIVFMFIMIISIILAYMFKLFGLIDDVLLMVIIISTISLGVVVPTLKEMNIMRTTIGQFILLVAVLADLFTMILLTAYGAMHAKGGASLWLIGILVVFTIIFYFIGVKFKKANFLKKLMDGTTQIGIRAVFALILLLVALAEGVGAENILGAFLAGVIVSLLGPEEDMVEKLDSFGYGFFIPIFFIMVGVDLNIPQLIKEPSLLIIIPILILAFLISKLIPVFYIRRWFDLKTTTASAFLLTSTLSLVIASAKIAEQLKTISSEVSGILILSAVITCVFVPMVFKKLFPIPDEAARQIEVSMIGKNQLTIPIAQNLSSQLYQVSLYYRNDLSDKRKLSDAISMIEIADYEEDLLERLGLFSRNIVVCSTNDDDINRKVALMAKKHGVKRVICRLESRSEDEALQSQGVEVFSSYMSNKILLKGLIETPNMLNILSNVETSLYEIAMLNHQYDQIQLRNFPFDGDIIFVRIIRNNESIVPHGDTQLRYRDRLIVTGSKEYVDELKRELELYY; translated from the coding sequence ATGGAATTTATATCACTCGTGGTCGTCGTTATTTGTGCATTTTTGACGCCCATTTTAGTTAATAGATTAAGAATTTCGTTTCTGCCAGTCGTCGTTGCAGAAATTTTAATGGGTATTATTATCGGTGATTCATTTTTAAAATTAGTCGAGCGAGATGAGATGCTGAATATCTTATCTACACTCGGTTTTATATTTTTAATGTTTTTAAGTGGTTTGGAAATTGATTTTAAAGCCTTTAAAAAAGATAAAAATGAACCTGCCGAGCAACAACAGAAAAAAGAACCAAGTCATTTGAAGATTGCTATGATTGTCTTTATGTTTATCATGATAATTTCAATCATATTAGCATATATGTTTAAACTGTTTGGACTTATTGATGATGTACTCTTAATGGTGATTATCATCTCTACGATTTCTTTAGGTGTTGTCGTTCCTACTTTAAAGGAAATGAATATTATGCGTACGACAATAGGCCAATTTATATTACTTGTTGCCGTATTAGCAGATTTATTTACAATGATACTTTTAACAGCGTATGGGGCGATGCACGCTAAAGGTGGCGCTTCGTTATGGTTAATCGGTATTCTTGTAGTATTTACAATTATCTTCTACTTTATTGGTGTTAAATTTAAAAAAGCCAATTTCTTAAAAAAGTTGATGGATGGTACGACGCAAATTGGTATACGTGCCGTGTTTGCATTGATTTTATTATTAGTTGCACTCGCTGAAGGCGTAGGTGCTGAAAACATATTAGGCGCCTTTTTAGCAGGTGTTATTGTTTCGTTACTTGGACCTGAGGAAGATATGGTGGAGAAATTAGATTCATTTGGTTACGGTTTCTTCATTCCTATATTTTTCATAATGGTAGGTGTGGATTTAAATATTCCACAATTAATAAAGGAACCATCGTTATTAATCATTATTCCAATACTGATCTTAGCATTTTTAATTTCTAAGCTCATTCCAGTCTTTTATATACGTAGATGGTTCGATTTAAAAACGACCACTGCTTCAGCATTTCTTTTAACATCGACGTTATCGTTAGTTATCGCATCAGCGAAAATTGCTGAACAGTTGAAGACGATTTCGTCAGAGGTTTCAGGTATATTAATTTTAAGTGCAGTCATCACATGTGTATTCGTGCCTATGGTATTTAAAAAGCTATTCCCTATACCAGACGAAGCTGCACGACAAATTGAAGTGAGTATGATTGGTAAAAACCAACTAACGATACCAATTGCGCAAAACTTATCCTCGCAATTATACCAAGTTTCTCTATATTATAGAAATGACCTCAGCGATAAACGTAAGTTGTCAGATGCGATATCAATGATAGAAATCGCAGACTACGAAGAGGATTTGTTAGAGCGATTAGGTCTGTTCTCACGAAATATTGTTGTTTGTTCTACAAATGATGATGATATCAACCGTAAAGTTGCCTTAATGGCTAAAAAGCACGGTGTTAAACGTGTTATCTGCAGACTAGAGTCTAGATCAGAAGATGAAGCATTACAAAGTCAAGGTGTCGAAGTATTCAGTAGTTATATGAGTAATAAGATTTTACTCAAAGGTTTAATTGAAACACCAAATATGCTTAACATCTTAAGTAACGTAGAAACATCACTTTATGAAATTGCGATGTTAAATCATCAGTATGATCAAATTCAACTACGAAATTTCCCGTTCGATGGAGATATTATCTTCGTGCGAATTATTAGAAATAATGAATCTATCGTACCTCATGGAGACACGCAATTGCGTTATCGTGACAGATTAATCGTTACAGGCTCGAAAGAATATGTGGATGAATTAAAACGCGAATTAGAATTGTATTATTAA
- the fabI gene encoding enoyl-ACP reductase FabI — translation MFNLENKTFVIMGIANKRSIGFGVAKVLDQFGANLVFTYRKERSKKELEKLVEQLNQKEPKMYQIDVQSDDDVINGFEQIGKDIGSIDGVYHSIAFANMEDLRGRFSDTSRDGFLLAQDISSFSLTIVAREAKKLMSEGGSIVATTYLGGEFAVQNYNVMGVAKASLEANVRYLASDLGEDNIRVNAISAGPIRTLSAKGVGGFNTILKEIEERAPLKRNVDQEEVGKTAAYLLSELSSGVTGENIHVDSGYHIVK, via the coding sequence ATGTTTAATTTAGAAAATAAAACGTTTGTCATTATGGGTATCGCTAATAAACGCAGTATCGGTTTCGGTGTTGCGAAAGTACTAGATCAATTTGGTGCGAACTTAGTATTTACTTACCGTAAAGAACGTAGTAAAAAAGAATTAGAAAAATTAGTTGAACAACTTAACCAAAAAGAACCAAAAATGTACCAAATTGACGTTCAAAGTGATGATGACGTAATAAATGGATTCGAACAAATTGGTAAAGACATTGGCTCAATTGACGGTGTTTATCATTCAATCGCGTTCGCTAATATGGAAGATTTACGTGGACGTTTTTCAGATACGTCACGTGATGGTTTCTTATTAGCTCAAGACATTAGTTCTTTCTCTTTAACAATTGTTGCAAGAGAAGCGAAGAAGTTAATGTCAGAAGGTGGTAGCATCGTTGCTACAACATATTTAGGCGGAGAATTTGCAGTTCAAAACTACAACGTTATGGGTGTTGCTAAAGCAAGTTTAGAAGCGAATGTACGTTACTTAGCTTCTGATTTAGGTGAAGATAACATTCGTGTAAATGCAATTTCTGCTGGACCTATCCGCACATTAAGTGCTAAAGGTGTTGGAGGCTTCAACACAATCCTTAAAGAAATTGAAGAACGTGCACCACTTAAACGTAATGTAGACCAAGAAGAAGTAGGTAAAACAGCTGCTTACTTATTAAGCGAGCTTTCAAGTGGTGTTACAGGTGAGAACATCCACGTAGATAGTGGTTACCATATCGTGAAATGA
- the cozEa gene encoding lipoteichoic acid biosynthesis protein CozEa, which translates to MLNKVWFRTGIALLILFLLIKLIMEVHSVFTPLLVIIQSVLIPMLLSGFLFYICLPFQKLLEKYNIPRWGSISIIFLVLIIIVGVIIGFVGPMIVSQIENLISQIPSLQKDIQKMVNFGLDQMKRLPPDVTERINKMVQSMSKTSTNVLSNSLSYVTSFISTLFLLIMVPFFLIYMLKDHEKFIPFIARIFNGDRKIFVVNLLKDLDFTLRSYIQGQVTVSLILGVILFIGYSIVGLKYTLLLVLFACVANMIPFLGPWLAFTPAAIIAIIQSPATFIWVCVITLIAQQLEGNVITPNIMGKSLSIHPLTIIVVILAAGNLGGFALVLVAVPLYATIKTIVKNIFQYRQQIMEKASSDVKD; encoded by the coding sequence ATGCTCAATAAAGTTTGGTTCAGGACAGGCATCGCATTGTTGATCCTATTTTTACTGATCAAATTAATCATGGAAGTCCACAGTGTGTTTACTCCCCTATTGGTTATTATTCAATCAGTATTAATTCCTATGTTACTTAGCGGTTTTTTATTTTATATATGTTTACCGTTTCAAAAGTTATTAGAGAAATATAATATTCCACGGTGGGGTAGTATTAGTATTATCTTCCTCGTGTTAATTATTATTGTAGGGGTAATTATTGGTTTCGTTGGTCCAATGATTGTGAGTCAAATCGAAAACTTAATCTCACAAATTCCATCATTACAAAAAGATATCCAGAAAATGGTTAACTTTGGCTTAGATCAAATGAAACGTCTACCTCCAGATGTCACTGAACGTATTAACAAAATGGTTCAATCTATGAGTAAGACATCAACGAATGTATTGTCTAATTCATTAAGCTATGTTACATCATTTATTTCAACATTATTCTTACTCATCATGGTTCCTTTCTTCTTAATATATATGTTAAAGGATCACGAGAAATTCATTCCATTTATCGCTCGTATTTTTAATGGCGATAGAAAAATCTTTGTAGTTAATCTTTTAAAAGATCTTGATTTCACTTTAAGATCTTATATTCAAGGACAAGTTACAGTCAGCCTTATACTCGGTGTGATTTTATTTATTGGTTATTCAATCGTTGGTTTAAAATACACATTGTTACTCGTACTATTCGCATGTGTAGCAAACATGATTCCATTCTTAGGACCTTGGTTAGCATTCACACCAGCGGCAATCATAGCAATCATTCAAAGTCCTGCAACATTTATTTGGGTATGTGTCATTACTTTAATCGCACAACAATTAGAAGGTAATGTCATCACGCCAAATATTATGGGTAAATCATTAAGTATTCACCCACTAACGATTATCGTAGTTATACTAGCTGCAGGTAACTTAGGTGGCTTTGCTTTAGTACTCGTGGCTGTGCCATTATATGCCACAATCAAAACGATTGTTAAAAATATATTCCAATACAGACAACAAATTATGGAAAAAGCAAGTAGCGACGTTAAAGATTAA
- a CDS encoding esterase family protein encodes MSEFQPGIVNKINFPSEILDRDITLSIYLPKDYTELFKHKVVFCFDGLDFFRYGRIHQTYERLRDEDKIERAIFVGFHYETVEKRREEFHPRGERTPQTVKALANEILPYVDKTFSTFKVGNGRLVFGDSLAGSVALMSVLCYPNVFSQVGMLSPQYDEVIDTLIDRCQFKEQLNIWHVVGLDEKDFELPTTGKRADFLTPNRQLNKIIESQDITYHYEEFEGGHRWKYWKNLLDDLLIYFLSENISFENS; translated from the coding sequence ATGAGTGAATTTCAACCAGGTATCGTAAATAAAATAAATTTTCCAAGCGAAATTTTAGATAGAGACATTACTTTATCTATCTATTTACCGAAAGATTATACGGAATTATTCAAACATAAAGTCGTTTTTTGTTTTGATGGTCTAGATTTTTTCAGATATGGCAGAATCCATCAAACTTATGAACGTCTAAGAGATGAAGATAAAATAGAAAGAGCAATATTTGTAGGTTTTCATTATGAAACTGTTGAAAAACGACGTGAAGAGTTTCATCCAAGAGGCGAGCGTACGCCACAAACAGTTAAAGCCTTAGCAAACGAAATCTTACCATATGTAGATAAAACATTTTCCACATTCAAAGTAGGCAATGGTCGACTTGTCTTTGGTGATAGCCTTGCAGGTAGTGTTGCGTTAATGTCAGTACTTTGTTATCCAAATGTCTTTAGCCAAGTCGGTATGCTAAGCCCACAATATGATGAAGTCATTGACACACTTATTGATAGATGTCAGTTTAAGGAACAATTGAACATTTGGCATGTCGTAGGTTTAGACGAAAAGGATTTCGAATTACCAACAACTGGCAAAAGGGCAGACTTTTTAACACCGAATAGACAACTCAACAAAATTATTGAAAGTCAAGATATTACTTACCATTATGAGGAGTTTGAAGGCGGACATCGATGGAAATATTGGAAAAATCTATTAGATGATTTATTAATATATTTCTTATCTGAAAACATTTCTTTTGAAAATTCATAA
- a CDS encoding YjcG family protein produces MILGLALIPSKDFQDEVNAYRKRYDNHYAIIMPHITIKGQFEIKDSDLESVKEEIKARVEGVSAVDVHATKASTFAPITNVIYFKVAKTEALEKLFNNFNKGDFYGEPDHPFVPHFTIAQGLTSQEFEDVYGQLKLAGIDYKETIDQLSLVYFNEEEEKWQLLENYNLA; encoded by the coding sequence ATGATTTTAGGATTAGCATTAATTCCGTCAAAAGATTTTCAAGATGAAGTGAATGCATATCGTAAGCGTTATGATAATCACTACGCTATTATTATGCCTCATATCACAATAAAAGGGCAATTTGAAATCAAAGATAGTGATTTAGAGTCTGTAAAAGAAGAAATTAAAGCACGTGTTGAAGGTGTTTCAGCTGTAGATGTACACGCTACAAAAGCTTCAACATTTGCTCCAATCACAAATGTAATTTATTTTAAAGTTGCAAAAACAGAAGCATTAGAAAAACTATTTAATAACTTTAACAAAGGTGACTTCTATGGTGAACCAGATCACCCATTCGTTCCACACTTTACAATTGCACAAGGTTTAACAAGCCAAGAATTTGAAGATGTTTATGGTCAATTAAAATTAGCTGGTATTGATTATAAAGAAACAATAGATCAGTTATCACTTGTTTACTTCAATGAAGAAGAAGAAAAGTGGCAACTACTTGAAAACTATAACTTAGCATAA
- the ltaA gene encoding lipoteichoic acid biosynthesis MFS flippase LtaA → MQSSSLNNQHISKNFIIMLVILFLMEFARGMYVLSYLSLLPTATSVAVGITSTAISAHFISDAATNFVIGFLLKRYGSKLVLTTGFLLAFLSLFLVIWFPTSPFVLIASAILLGIAVSPIWVIMLASVDDEHRGKQMGYVYFSWLIGLMVGMVGMNLIFKFHPTHFTFMMALMVLVAWILYYFVKIKLTNYNTRPVKEQLGQIVSVTKRHKILFPGILLQGTAITALVPILPKYAKEVVHVSTIEYTVALILGGIGCGFSMLFLSKIIDNNSRQFMHIMIFSGFVIYTIMIFLFSIINNIIVVWILAAFLGLMYGLLLPAWNTFMAGNIHKEEQEETWGVFNSVQGFGSMIGPIVGGMIYEVSKSFDLPFYFASLVFLFLTVFYGIYFMKQRRAIQNK, encoded by the coding sequence ATGCAAAGCTCTTCGTTAAATAATCAACATATTTCTAAAAACTTCATAATTATGTTAGTCATCTTGTTTCTTATGGAATTTGCGAGAGGCATGTATGTACTAAGCTACTTATCATTATTGCCAACTGCGACTTCTGTTGCAGTTGGTATTACATCTACCGCAATATCTGCACACTTTATTTCGGATGCAGCAACTAATTTTGTCATCGGATTTTTATTAAAACGATACGGATCAAAGTTAGTTCTAACGACAGGATTCCTTCTCGCATTCCTCAGTTTATTTTTAGTTATTTGGTTCCCAACCTCACCGTTCGTATTAATCGCGAGTGCGATTTTATTAGGTATCGCAGTTAGCCCGATTTGGGTGATTATGCTTGCGAGTGTAGATGATGAACATCGCGGTAAACAGATGGGCTATGTTTACTTCTCATGGCTCATCGGTTTAATGGTCGGTATGGTTGGTATGAATCTTATATTTAAATTCCACCCTACACACTTTACTTTTATGATGGCATTAATGGTGTTAGTGGCTTGGATTTTATACTATTTCGTTAAAATTAAACTAACGAATTATAATACGCGACCAGTGAAAGAGCAATTAGGTCAAATTGTTAGCGTAACAAAGCGACATAAGATTCTGTTCCCAGGTATATTACTACAAGGTACAGCGATTACCGCGTTAGTACCTATTTTACCTAAATATGCCAAAGAAGTTGTTCATGTTTCAACTATAGAATACACAGTCGCACTAATACTCGGAGGTATTGGTTGTGGCTTCTCAATGTTATTTTTATCTAAGATTATTGATAACAATAGCAGACAATTCATGCATATTATGATCTTTAGTGGTTTTGTTATTTATACAATCATGATTTTCTTATTCTCAATTATTAATAATATTATTGTTGTGTGGATATTAGCAGCCTTCCTAGGTTTAATGTACGGTTTACTATTACCAGCATGGAATACATTTATGGCTGGCAATATTCATAAAGAGGAACAAGAGGAAACTTGGGGCGTGTTTAATAGTGTTCAAGGTTTCGGATCTATGATTGGTCCTATCGTCGGTGGTATGATTTACGAAGTATCTAAATCATTCGACTTACCATTCTATTTCGCCTCACTCGTTTTCTTATTCTTAACGGTATTCTACGGCATTTATTTCATGAAACAACGCCGAGCTATTCAGAATAAATAA